From the genome of Rathayibacter sp. VKM Ac-2804:
ACTGAGCTAAGGCGGCGTGCTCGCGGGGCGATGGCCCCGGACACGATTACACAGCATAGCCTGCTCGCGGGCCGGGGCGTGAATCGAGGCGCGGAGCCCGCGGGCTACTCCGCGAGGGCGCCGCGGAGCTCCTCGAACGAGTGCACGATGAGGCCCGGCAGCGCATCGCGACCGTCGTGATCGACCCAGCCCGCCCACGCGTGCCGCATGGCCGCGAGACCGAGCAGGGTGAGCATCCTGGCCCGGCTGCGCACCGCCTCGGCGTCCGTCCCGCCGCGGGTCAGGCGCTCGGCGACCAGGTCCTCGATCGCCACCTCGAACTCCCGCATCCCGGCGATCTTCAGGCCGACGAGCTGGGGGTGCTCGCGGAAGAGGCTCCGTCGCAGCAGGTGCAGCTCGCGGTCCTCCTCCCCCGGGACCTCCGCCGCCGCGACGAAGACGGCCTGCAGGTCGGCGAGCAGCGGCGCAGCACCGGCGAGGAACGCGGCCGCGGTCTCGTCGGAGATCACGGGCAGACCGCCGACGAGGGCGTCCTCCTTCGAGGCGAAGTAGTTGAAGAAGGTGCGGGTCGAGACATCGGCGGTGCGCGAGACGTCCTCGATCGTCACCCGGTCCGGACCGCGCTCGCTCGCGAGCCGCAGGACCGCGGTCTCGATGGCGCGCCGGGTGGCGAGGCGCTTGCGCTCGCGCAGGCCCGGCTGCTCCGGAGCGCTGCGGCGCTCCTGCTCGGTCAGCACTGCGGGTCCTCCTCGGGGACGACGCCCTCGAGCAGGTAGGCGTCGACGGCGTCGTTCACGCACGCGTTCGACTTGTTGTAGGCCGTGTGCCCCTCGCCGTCGAAGGTGAGGAGATGCCCGTCGGACAGCTCGCCCGCCAGCGCCTGCGCCCAGACGTAGGGGGTCGCCGGGTCGTTGGTGGTGCCGACGACGAGGATCGGGGCCGCGCCCTCCGCCGTGATCGGCTCGCGGGAGCCCTCGAAGGCCGCCGGCCACTCGCCGCAGAGGATGTCGCCGTAGGCCAGGTAGCGGCCGAGCGTCGGCGCCGCCGCCTCGAGCTCGGCCGCGTCTGCTCGCATGGACTCCGTCTCGGAGTCGTAGGCGTAGTCGACGCAGTTGATCGCGAGGAAGGCCTCGGTCGTGTTGCCGTCGTAGCCGCCCTCGGCCGTGCGGCCGTTGTAGGCGTCCGCGTACTGGAAGGCGATCTCCGCTCCGCCCCGGCGGACGTCGGTGAGCATCTCGCTCAGCCCGCCCCAGGACGAGGCCGAGTAGAGCGGGTAGACGATCGCTGTGAGCAGCGTGCTCGAGCCGAGCTGCCGACCGTCCTCCGCGCGGATCGGCGAGGCGTCGACCCGCGCGAGCAGCGCGGCGACCTGCGTGAGCGCGTCGTCGACGGTGCCGGTGAAGGGGCAGCCCTCCGAGCCGAGGCAGTCGGCGAGGTAGGCGCGCAGCGCGCTCTCGAAGCCGATGGCCTGCTCGCGCACCACGTCGAGCGACGTCGCCGCCGGGTCGATCGCGCCGTCGAGCACGAGCCGGCCGACGCGGTCGGGGAAGAGCCCGGCGTAGGTGGCGCCGAGGAAGGTGCCGTAGGAGTAGCCGAGGTAGTGCAGCGACTCGTCGCCCAGCGCCGCGCGCAGCACGTCGAGGTCGCGCGCCGCGCTGGTCGTGCCGACCTCCGGCAGCAGCGCGCCGCTGCGCTCCTCGCAGGCCGCGGCGAAGGCGGCCGAGGCGGTGCGCTGGGCGGCGATCCACTCGTCGCTGCCGCGCTCACCCGGGACGATGTCGTACAGGTAGGAGTCGAGGCCGGCGGCGTCGAGGCAGGACACCGCGGTAGAGGCGCCGACGCCCCGCGGGTCGAAGCCGACGACGTCGAAGCGGGCCGCGAGCTCGGCGTCGACCGCGTAGTCGAGGCTGTCCCGGACGAGCTCGACTCCGGAGCCGCCGGGCCCGCCGGGGTTCACCAGCAGGGAGCCGATCGCGTCGCCGCCCGTCGCCGGGTGGCGCACCAGGGCGATCGAGGCGGTGTCGCCGGTGGGCTCGTCCCAGTCGAGCGGGACGGTCGCGTCGGTGCACTGCATGCCGTCGCCGCACTCGTCCCAGACCAGGGTCTGGCCGTAGTACTGCTCGAGGCCGGCCTCGACCGGCTGCGCGGCGGGCGTCGACGTGCGCTCGGGCGACGGCCCGGGCGCGAAGCAGCCGGAGAGCAGGGCGACCGCGGCTCCGACGGCCGCGATCGCCGACCAGCGGCCCGCGCGCCTCATGCCGCCACCGGGCGCCGGGCGGCGACGACGAGCATCGCCTCGAGCGCGAGGACGGGCGAGACGTTCGCGTCGATGCGCTGGCGCGC
Proteins encoded in this window:
- a CDS encoding TetR/AcrR family transcriptional regulator: MLTEQERRSAPEQPGLRERKRLATRRAIETAVLRLASERGPDRVTIEDVSRTADVSTRTFFNYFASKEDALVGGLPVISDETAAAFLAGAAPLLADLQAVFVAAAEVPGEEDRELHLLRRSLFREHPQLVGLKIAGMREFEVAIEDLVAERLTRGGTDAEAVRSRARMLTLLGLAAMRHAWAGWVDHDGRDALPGLIVHSFEELRGALAE
- a CDS encoding alpha/beta hydrolase; amino-acid sequence: MRRAGRWSAIAAVGAAVALLSGCFAPGPSPERTSTPAAQPVEAGLEQYYGQTLVWDECGDGMQCTDATVPLDWDEPTGDTASIALVRHPATGGDAIGSLLVNPGGPGGSGVELVRDSLDYAVDAELAARFDVVGFDPRGVGASTAVSCLDAAGLDSYLYDIVPGERGSDEWIAAQRTASAAFAAACEERSGALLPEVGTTSAARDLDVLRAALGDESLHYLGYSYGTFLGATYAGLFPDRVGRLVLDGAIDPAATSLDVVREQAIGFESALRAYLADCLGSEGCPFTGTVDDALTQVAALLARVDASPIRAEDGRQLGSSTLLTAIVYPLYSASSWGGLSEMLTDVRRGGAEIAFQYADAYNGRTAEGGYDGNTTEAFLAINCVDYAYDSETESMRADAAELEAAAPTLGRYLAYGDILCGEWPAAFEGSREPITAEGAAPILVVGTTNDPATPYVWAQALAGELSDGHLLTFDGEGHTAYNKSNACVNDAVDAYLLEGVVPEEDPQC